The proteins below come from a single Parafrankia irregularis genomic window:
- a CDS encoding group II intron maturase-specific domain-containing protein, with amino-acid sequence RRTTWTLEDLASEINPVTRGWINYFGAFRRSALYPVLYSIDRYLVRWLQRKYRRFRGRPGRAWRTLLAIKRRRPTLFAHWTLSTASG; translated from the coding sequence CGGCGCACGACCTGGACCCTCGAAGACCTGGCATCGGAGATCAATCCGGTGACCAGGGGCTGGATCAACTACTTCGGGGCGTTCCGACGGTCCGCATTGTATCCAGTCCTCTACTCCATCGACCGCTACCTGGTCCGATGGCTGCAACGCAAGTACAGACGGTTCAGGGGACGTCCGGGACGGGCCTGGAGGACACTGCTGGCGATCAAACGCCGCAGACCCACCCTCTTCGCCCACTGGACGCTCTCCACGGCCAGCGGATAG